The nucleotide window CAAAGATAAATGAGTGAATTAAAATTAAGGGACTTTAGGAGCATTTCTCAATAACTCCATTTAGATCATCATGTAGGGAGGGAATACTCCATTAATAAATTGTTACACAACCAAAATTTTGAGAGAGATTtaatattaaacacatttaattgattTGCAAATGTTACAGACCTTTTTAGTGGCTAGTATATTATTTCTAAGGCGATATTTTGGActcatgacctcagtatttctcAGATTCTTGCTGCAGCCCTCAGTGAGGATCTTTTGCAGCAGAGTGAACAAATGAAGTCTTCAGGGAATTTGGCATTTAAGGGTTAAAGTCCTGAACCTCGTGGCTATAAATTGTTAAAATCTCATATCAAGCCACCAGAgtgtaaaaacagttttgttggTCTGCACCAGCAGtcaaaaaatcatttttcaaagaGAAGAAACGACAGAGAGCAAGTGATTCGatatgtttatttaatgttgatTGTATCAGCGTTACTGACAACACAGGTTTGTTCTGGCTGCAGTTCTGGCCGTCTGGTTGGACTGATGAACGTGTGATGTTCTGACGGTAATAGCCATCTGTACTCAGGAGTGGCAAGAAGTCCAGTTTGATTCAGAACGGTGAAGTCACATGAATGACTCTCGGTTATTAAGAAACACGTTAAGTTACAAACTATTCGATGCCGTAGGACTTTTGTTCACTGTTGTAGATGGTGATTACGGACTCCGTATGACATATGAGAGGCTGTTCAGCCAAAAGCCACAGGACGCAATTAAAGCGTCATGTATTCAGTCACAAAAAGGCGAAGGAATAAAGCCAAAAAAAGCCGCCTTCAGGGTATGTCAGCAGtttgctcgtgtgtgtgtgatttagaGCTTCATCTGTCTTTGTGTGCTTCGCTGCCGTGGCAACAAGAGTTACCACATACTAATATTTTAGTTTGCCTTACATAATCGTCTGCTTTTGTCAATAGAGAGTAGATTTTCATTGCAAGAGGCACTGGGGGCCGGTGGTTTCAAAGCCCTGGGCTCCTCGCTGCTCCACGAACTGACCACTTCGAGTCTTCAGACAGATTTACTGTCTCATCAGCtgccttttttcctcctccctccctccagtcCAAACACAAGAAGACTCTCAAGAATATGCACTCAATGctcttttcattctgttttttccGCTCTTCTCTGCCAACATGGTTGTGTGGACTTTCTAAGAGCTTTTTCACGAGGCAACATAAACACACTTGATGTTTTATATCAATGGCACAGGATTGTGCAGCAGGTTTTTGGCCTGAGAGCCTGCACAGACTGCAGCCTCTGACGCCAAAGTTGCTCTTTCTGTttgcaatatactgtatgtattttatatCCCTCCTTGGTTTTCACTGTCAGTATGCCTCTGAATGTAGGAGTTAAACATTTTTCCTTATTCTTAAATTTCTAAatgcaatacaatacagtatgtgttaagCAGAGAGTACATCTTCACTGTACTTAGgtagatttttcaggtgtctgtactttacttgactaTTCCTTaatttttcaaaacaggcttgttactttattttaaatgcatttgaggggaattatcgattatttattattttgcgtcattgcacgccgccttcccaacatcacaagactgatttcaacctgtcACTGCATACCACGCACGGCTGACGTATCGAGACAAACGTAAAAGATgtaacaagacagaaacagacagagatggagactggaatggggagaaaaggcgtgttagtgtctcgtatctcGTATCGctatttgacatcctgggaatgagactcaacaatcaaccacTGTTGTCCCGACTGTAATATCTGAACAACTCTTTGAAGGCTTGTAcagactagagctgcaacaatcatCTAATTatttcagtcacttttcaagcaaaaatgtcaaacaattgctggatccagcttcttaaatgtgatgatttgctgccTTTCATTTGTCATGTACAACAGCgaatgaagagtttgtttgacaaaagaaagTCTGTTGGCACACAGTTCAGTCTGAAAGCCTGTACAGAACAGGactttttgtctgaaaaatatgaaaatatttcttGTCTCTCGAGTTTCTCTAACAATCACACTCCCTCAGTTTACTTCAGAAgagctgtcattttctctctgaGGTTGTTGAATGAGGCATTATGTCATTTTGCGCCTCTCAGAGTCCCACGAGCGGTTATTACCACAGGTATCATTATCGTAGGTACACCTTGTTCTGAAAGGTAATGCATCTGTTGATTGTGGCTGCGCTCATAGTCACACCCTGAATGACATTACAGCTGAGTCGATGAGTCAATGGACAGAGAAATTATTGCAATAATGCTGATAATTGATTTTATGGGTTTAGACGCAgacaaataatacaaattaataCACACACGAGCAACAACAGATGTGATGGAGCATGAAAACCCTCAGATGGGCCAAAGttattactgtatttattaCTGATTTAGATGTTCTTTATTGTCCACCAGGGAAATTCAATTTGCTTTGACCAGCACAATACAAATAgacacaacaataaataaatatctgagaTAAATATTACTgtataaaatacttaaaaaaaaataagaattcaCATGCTAGCAGACAAGCATATATGCAAGTGCACAAAGTGAAATAAGTGAACAAAATTGTGGAAGATTgtggagataaaaacaaacctttaaatgcaatttttctcaaagaattgtgaaaaaatgtcaCCATACTTTAGTCCCAGGCTCTCAGATGAGACgatctgctgctcttctttgtcGTATATCACTGTGAACTAGATAATTTGGGGGGTTAGACTGCtggaacaaaacaagacatttatgGTGTAAGCTTCTTTTTTCAATATACTTTCATTCTTGTGTGTCCACAGGCAGAGCGCAGCAGTTGCGATGTCCTCAGCATCCCCGTGCCCATCCGTCGCGGCGGCTCAGAGTCCAACCTCGACGTGGTGGACAGCGTCGGCGATGACGGAGTCGGCCTGGATTTCACCAAAGGAGCGCTGGGCATCGACAGCCTGCAGCAGAAGATCCTCAAGGTCAGAGGAAACACGAGTCCCCTCCTGCGTGATCTCTTTGTAGAttcactgtgtgaacatgtgACGTGTGGACCCTCTGAACAAACATCACACGGGGGTTAAAGGCTAAATTGAACACCTGGTTGGCTCAGATTGTAGAGCTGTATTTTTAATCCAATAATCAGCTGTTTCCCATTTAGATTTCAGCTATGATACAAGAGACACCAATCAAAAagatattaaattaatttgctGAATTAATAAGAGTTTCTGTTGCACCTCATCTtctgattcattttcatttttgtccttGTTGCCTCAGCTTTTATTAAAATAGGTGAAATTTAATTCCCTCATAGGAGGATTAGACTTCAATGCAATTTTGTTTGATCACTTTCAGTTGATTTTGTGGTTGATCCAAATTGTTTTGGAGCCGTAACTCAAACCAAGTGAAGAGATGATTAACATATAATGTTATGAATTACATCTCCCACTGAGTTGTGCAAAGCAATGAAAAGTAAACgtaaatttttttatttgttgcaaGCTACAAAAAGTGAGCAAAGTACTGTAACTAGTTACAGTGACGCCTCAGAGCTGCACTGGATTCAGTGATTAACTGTCAACAAAGCAAATCATTAAAGGAGCCTTGTGGtatttttattgtcaacaaacCAAAATGACGTTTACATTCACTGTTGTCCACTCACCAAAACTCATTATCTTTTTTGATTAAGTCAGACCAGgactccagactaactttttacgCTGGTTGCACTTCctaacacattatgtaaatgattgtaaacaggaataaaggtgcagGTTAATGTTTCTGCCCATTTTAAATCGCAGCACACACAACAAGAAAAGGTGATAACCTCAATTATTTAAAATTGTGTTACTAAGTCACTAAGTGTTCAGTCGCACTTTACAGCACCCCGGAGCCCTGCAAACTAAATTGTTGACTGCATTTGCTTTCTCATTAAACGCTTGcaaagcctttttaaaaaacgtTTTATAACCAGCATTGTTGACACCCATGTTTACTGGCTTGGTTATTTTTCTTCCTTGCATTTATTGGCACCTTGCTGTGTTTACTGGTGCGTTACCACCATCTGCACATCACTGGGATAGTGCGAAAcggttgtgtgcatgtgcctcCTTCATGTGtacaagacaaacacaacaggtACCCTgtcagagaaaaacagctcaGTGGTGCCACTCGAGGTCACAAGCGACGGCTAATGCTTCcccacttcctctcttttaatttgaaggCAGTGATAGACATTTACTGGACCTTTACCTTTACTTTTCTAACATGATATGAAGAATAATAACTATAACAATAAGTTTAAATATGATGATGTAAAAACTGTCTTTTTGGAATAACTTTTAGATGAATGAAATAAACTCATTTCACAACACATTCACAACCTATTAAACCATTTTATAACACAACATCAGGCTGcaaattacacataaaaaaacacaatttttatGCTCACATCACTCTTGGTGTGGACAGCCCTTAAGTTTCGGGGTCATTTTGACACTTTGCATCAGGAAATTCAAATTGCTCTGGAAACATACATGCATCTTTTTACATTTGTGGTTCTTCTCCCTTCAGGTGACGGAGCAGATAAAGGTGGAGCAGACGGCTCGTGACCAGAATGTCGCTGAGTACCTGAAGCTGGTGAACAACGCCGACAAGCAGCAGGTAGGACGGATACGTCAGGTCTTTGAGAAGAAGAACCAGAAGTCGGCGCAGTCGATCGTCcggctgcagaggaagctggagcAGTACCATCGTCGCAGCGAGACCAACGGGAAGCACAGCCACAAAGATGGCAGCAGCAAGGAGTCAGGGACTCACAGCAAGGAGGGCAGCCTGAAGGACATCAGCACCACTGGCCGGCACCCGGCGCTGGATAAAGTGAAGACAATTGGGCCCGGCGTGTCGCTTTCACCGCCGTTCTTCTTCAGCAAGTCGCGAGAGTTCGCCAACCTCATCAAGAACAAGTTTGGCAGCGCAGACAACATCGCCCACCTCAAGAGCTCCATGGAGTCGGGCTCGGGGCTGCAGGTGGAGGGCGGGGCGAGGGGTCTGAGCGGGAGCGCCACCACAGTAGCCAAGGCGGGCAAGTACCCGAGTGACGACGAGTGCTCCACAGGGACGTCTGCATCAGCAGAATCAAATGGGAACGCAGCCGGAGGCTCGGGGGCGGGGTCTGGAGGTCCAGGGAGGTCAGACTCCAACGGGCGGATTGGGGAGGTGCTAGACATGGTGCGGGAGATCAGGGAGGCTCAGCACCAGCTGGCAGAGGACATGGAGACTCTGAACACACAGTTCAAACGAGATTACAGCTACTTCACACAGATGATGCAGGAGGAGCGATACAGGTGGGTACAGCGCAGAACTCTGCCACCGAGGACACACGTACCAGAGATTGAAAAACTGAAACAGCACTCTGTTAAATTAAAAGCAAAACTAATCACATGGATGTTTTAGGCTTTTCCCTCGTCAGTGTGTGAGGACAGGGAGTCTTTAAAGTACACACTGTCGTAcattttgtcaaatttaaacCAAAAGACACACATCGTACAGAACATGATCACATTGAACCCTCATCCACAGTCAGTCTGCACATCATGTACACCACTGTGATTAGTACAACAAGATGATACACAACTGAATCAGCGTGGGAAAACGTGACAAAACCTTTAATTTagataaataaaatcagaacCATGATGACCAGGTGAGCGATATAAGTACTTTCTACTCCTACATTACATTATCTCACAGCTgcagtaactagttactttaaaaGTTAAGAATTTGTACTCAAAACACGgagaacagaagaaaatatgatgcaatataaagaaaaataaacaagagcTCAAAACAGTCAGTGGTCAAACAATGAATCAGTGACAGTTTGGATGAAGGAGGATGAAGCATATAAGTATTTTTCTGAAACATTTCATGGCTTCAGCTTCTTAATTTGtccctttttcttgtttttaattacatgaaACTGAATGATTTTGACAGAAGATCAAGATAATGAGAGATTATTCCAGAATCACAATAATCGTTGGTTGCATCCCAAAATAAAACCAGTTCCAGCTCAACCACCTACAACAGCAGAATTCTCCCCACGTGACTATGAGCATGAGTACAATTGATTTGATagcatataaatataaataaatagtgcTTTTACTTCTGACGTTATTATCTGAAGTCTTTTCTCAGACTTGATAAATATCTTCCGaggccacagaagacatttaagAGCCATTTTCACTATTTTCGCTGTCTCAAGTAAATATTTGACTCATAAAATCCGTCCAGTGCCTCTTTATAAATACTTGTGCTGTAATAAAGATCAGTGACTTCTAACTGGGAAGGCCGTGACTCAAGATGAATGAAGATTAGAGAGATAAGAAAGGGAaactctcctcctgcctcttaAAGTCCTTCTGAAAACCTTCCCAGAGGGAAAGATTAGTCTTTGGTTGAACAGCTCATAGTGCTTGGCTGCACTGTAAACACTGACGAAGGTTGCAGGGGATCTTTAATGTAGATCAGCTGTTTATTACAACCTTAAATATCCCCACGCATAAGTAGGATGTCAGCAGATATTCACACGTCTGCTCCAGGTGTCTCAAATCCTAAGAAAATCCAACATTTCTCACCCCGGCTCTAACACTCCCGTCCGGGCAGATTCTGTTTGTACATCTGCTGCTGAAGTTTAAAGAGCTTTTGACAGTTTTAGAGGGGCCGTTATTATCAGCTTTTGTAAACCAAAAATAGATGGCAgcgcttacacacacacacacacacacacacacacacacaaacccccaGACGGTTGCTAAGTCAACCAAGGGCAAATGTTTTCAGCAGCTTAGTTGCAAGTAGTAGCTAAACTGCTGTACTGTTGgtcgcccacacacacactcaattaTGCattgtttctccctctctccttggctctctgcctccacctactctacatgtgtgtgtgtgtgcgtgtgtgtgtgtttccgtcTGTCAGGTATGAGCGGTTGGAGGACCAGTTAAACGACCTGACGGAGCTCCACCAGCATGAAACCAGTAATCTGAAGCAGGAGCTGGCCAGTATAGAAGAGAAGGTGGCTTACCAGGCCTACGAGAGGGCCAGGGACATACAggtaatgtgtgttttgtatacacacacacacacacacgtagccTATACAATAAGTAGAAGTTAT belongs to Pagrus major chromosome 14, Pma_NU_1.0 and includes:
- the tmcc3 gene encoding transmembrane and coiled-coil domain protein 3 isoform X1, encoding MRRLTVSSLFPRGDTLEEDEEKEESQLNAERSSCDVLSIPVPIRRGGSESNLDVVDSVGDDGVGLDFTKGALGIDSLQQKILKVTEQIKVEQTARDQNVAEYLKLVNNADKQQVGRIRQVFEKKNQKSAQSIVRLQRKLEQYHRRSETNGKHSHKDGSSKESGTHSKEGSLKDISTTGRHPALDKVKTIGPGVSLSPPFFFSKSREFANLIKNKFGSADNIAHLKSSMESGSGLQVEGGARGLSGSATTVAKAGKYPSDDECSTGTSASAESNGNAAGGSGAGSGGPGRSDSNGRIGEVLDMVREIREAQHQLAEDMETLNTQFKRDYSYFTQMMQEERYRYERLEDQLNDLTELHQHETSNLKQELASIEEKVAYQAYERARDIQEVLESCQTRVSKLELQQQQNQTVQVENADAKVLLGKCINIMLAIVTVILVCVSTAAKFTAPLLRSRLHLALTCVGLSVLALLWKNWEHLQCALERLVLPH
- the tmcc3 gene encoding transmembrane and coiled-coil domain protein 3 isoform X2, producing MAERSSCDVLSIPVPIRRGGSESNLDVVDSVGDDGVGLDFTKGALGIDSLQQKILKVTEQIKVEQTARDQNVAEYLKLVNNADKQQVGRIRQVFEKKNQKSAQSIVRLQRKLEQYHRRSETNGKHSHKDGSSKESGTHSKEGSLKDISTTGRHPALDKVKTIGPGVSLSPPFFFSKSREFANLIKNKFGSADNIAHLKSSMESGSGLQVEGGARGLSGSATTVAKAGKYPSDDECSTGTSASAESNGNAAGGSGAGSGGPGRSDSNGRIGEVLDMVREIREAQHQLAEDMETLNTQFKRDYSYFTQMMQEERYRYERLEDQLNDLTELHQHETSNLKQELASIEEKVAYQAYERARDIQEVLESCQTRVSKLELQQQQNQTVQVENADAKVLLGKCINIMLAIVTVILVCVSTAAKFTAPLLRSRLHLALTCVGLSVLALLWKNWEHLQCALERLVLPH